One genomic segment of Capricornis sumatraensis isolate serow.1 chromosome X, serow.2, whole genome shotgun sequence includes these proteins:
- the PLP2 gene encoding proteolipid protein 2 has protein sequence MADSERLTAPGCWAACTSFSRTRKGFLLFAEIILCLVILICFSTSTSGYSFLSVIEMIFAAVFFVVYMCDLHTKIQIINWPWSDFFRTLVAVILYLITSIVVLVERGNNSKIAAGVLGLCAAGLFGYDAYITFPLRQQRHTAAPTDPADGPV, from the exons ATGGCGGATTCCGAGCGCCTCACCGCCCCCGGCTGCTGGGCCGCCTGCACCAGCTTCTCGCGCACCCGAAAGGgatttcttctgtttgctgagaTT ATACTATGCCTGGTGATTCTGATCTGCTTTAGCACCTCGACATCAGGGTACTCTTTCTTGTCGGTGATAGAGATGATCTTTGCCGCCGTCTTCTTTGTTGTCTACATGTGTGACCTGCACACCAAGATACAGATCATCAACTGGCCTTGGAGT GATTTCTTCCGAACCCTTGTAGCGGTCATTCTCTACCTGATCACCTCCATTGTGGTGCTCGTTGAGAGAGGAAACAACTCCAAAATCGCTGCGGGG GTACTGGGCCTATGTGCTGCAGGCCTCTTTGGCTATGATGCCTACATTACCTTCCCCTTGCGGCAGCAGAGACATACAGCAGCCCCTACTG ACCCTGCAGATGGCCCGGTGTAG
- the PRICKLE3 gene encoding prickle planar cell polarity protein 3, which yields MFARGSRRRRSGRAPPEAEDPDRGQPCNSCREQCPGFLLHGWRKICQHCKCPREEHAVHAVPVDLERIMCRLISDFQRHSISDDDSGCASEEYAWVPPGLKPEQVYQFFSCLPEDKVPYVNSPGEKYRIKQLLHQLPPHDSEAQYCTALEEEEKKELRAFSQQRKRENLGRGTVRIFPVTITGAICEECGKQIGGGDIAVFASRAGLGACWHPQCFVCSTCRELLVDLIYFYHAGKVYCGRHHAERLRPRCQACDEIIFSPECTEAEGRHWHMGHFCCFECEASLGGQRYVMRQSRPHCCACYEARHAEYCDGCGEHIGLDQGQMAYEGQHWHASERCFCCSRCGRALLGRPFLPRRGLIFCSRACSLGSEPMAPGHSRRSWSASTVSTPLTASTASFSAVEGASETTTKGTNTEAAPAAGPEEPTHFLRGAPHRHSMPELGLRSVPEPPLGPPSQPDPRPEDGAFGRQSAPRVSFRDPLVSEGGPRRTLSVPPAQRRRPRSPPPRGPSRRRHRHHHHHHHHHHHHHRCHFGRRRHHQCDLGSGSDSGSCSSSPSSSSSESSEEDGYFLGERIPLSPHLCRPVLAQDTVAETTNSPSPQLPGNSRPGMSRQARDKNCIVA from the exons ATGTTCGCGCGTGGGTCCCGGAGGCGCCGCTCCGGGCGTGCG CCTCCagaggcagaggacccagacCGCGGCCAGCCCTGCAACTCCTGCAGGGAGCAGTGCCCCGGCTTCCTGCTACACGGCTGGAG AAAGATCTGCCAGCACTGCAAATGCCCGCGGGAGGAGCACGCCGTGCACGCAGTGCCTGTGGACCTGGAACGCATCATGTGTCGGCTAATCTCAGACTTTCAGCGCCACTCCATCTCCGATGATGACTCAGGCTGTGCCTCAGAGGAGTATGCCTGGGTGCCCCCTGGTCTCAAGCCTGAGCAG GTATACCAATTTTTCAGCTGCCTCCCAGAAGACAAGGTCCCCTATGTCAACAGTCCTGGGGAGAAATACAGGATCAAGCAGCTGCTGCACCAGCTGCCCCCACATGACAGTGAG GCACAGTACTGTACGGCactggaagaggaggagaagaaagagctCAGAGCCTTCAGCCAGCAGCGGAAGCGGGAGAATCTGGGGCGTGGCACCGTGCGCATCTTCCCCGTGACCATCACTGGCGCCATCTGCGAGGAG TGTGGGAAGCAGATTGGAGGCGGGGACATTGCCGTGTTTGCCAGCCGTGCAGGCCTAGGTGCATGCTGGCACCCACAGTGCTTTGTGTGTTCCACGTGCCGGGAGCTGCTGGTGGACCTCATCTACTTCTACCATGCTGGCAAGGTCTACTGTGGTCGCCACCATGCCGAACGCCTGCGCCCACGCTGCCAAGCCTGTGATGAG ATCATCTTCTCCCCTGAATGCACGGAAGCCGAGGGCCGGCACTGGCACATGGGTCACTTCTGCTGCTTTGAGTGTGAAGCATCGCTCGGGGGGCAGCGCTATGTCATGCGTCAGAGTCGCCCCCACTGCTGTGCCTGCTATGAGGCCCGCCACGCGGAGTACTGTGATGGCTGCGGGGAGCACATTG GCCTGGACCAAGGCCAGATGGCTTATGAGGGCCAGCACTGGCACGCCTCAGAGCGCTGCTTCTGTTGTAGTCGCTGCGGGCGAGCTCTCCTGGGCCGCCCCTTCCTGCCACGCCGTGGCCTAATCTTCTGCTCAAGAGCCTGCAGCCTGGGGTCTGAGCCCATGGCTCCAGGGCACAGCCGCCGCAGCTGGAGTGCAAGCACGGTCTCCACACCTCTCACAGCCTCTACAGCCTCCTTTTCTGCTGTGGAGGGGGCATCTGAGACTACCACCAAAGGCACCAACACCGAGGCAGCGCCTG CTGCAGGCCCTGAGGAGCCCACCCACTTTCTGAGAGGGGCTCCCCACCGCCACTCCATGCCTGAGCTGGGGCTCCGCAGTGTCCCCGAACCACCCCTGGGGCCTCCCAGCCAGCCGGATCCACGACCAGAAGATGGTGCCTTTGGTCGCCAGAGCGCTCCTCGTGTCAGCTTCCGTGACCCTCTGGTGTCTGAGGGAGGCCCTCGGCGCACCCTGAGTGTGCCCCCAGCCCAGCGCCGCAGACCACGCAGCCCCCCGCCCAGGGGCCCCTCGCGTCGccgccaccgccaccaccaccatcatcatcaccaccaccatcaccaccaccgctGCCACTTTGGCAGACGTCGCCACCATCAGTGTGACTTGGGATCAGGGTCAGACTCAGGATCTTGCTCCAGCTCACCCTCCAGTTCCAGTTCCGAGTCCTCAGAGGAGGACGGCTACTTCCTAGGGGAACGCATCCCGCTGTCCCCGCACCTGTGCAGGCCAGTGCTTGCTCAAGACACTGTAGCTGAGACCACCAACTCCCCATCTCCACAGCTCCCTGGGAACTCTCGCCCAGGAATGTCTCGACAGGCCAGAGATAAGAACTGCATCGTGGCTTGA
- the SYP gene encoding synaptophysin: MLLLADMDVVNQLVAGGQFRVVKEPLGFVKVLQWVFAIFAFATCGSYSGEFQLSVDCANKTKSDLNIEVEFEYPFRLHEVYFEAPTCQGDPKKIFLVGNYSSSAEFFVTVAVFAFLYSMGALATYIFLQNKYRENNKGPMLDFLATAVFAFMWLVSSSAWAKGLSDVKMATDPENIIKGMHVCHQPGNTCKELRDPVTSGLNTSVVFGFLNLVLWVGNLWFVFKETGWAAPFLRAPPGAPEKQPAPGDAYGEAGYGQGPSGYGPQDSYGPQGGYQPDYGQPASSGGGGYGPQGDYGQQGYGPQGAPTSFSNQM, from the exons atgctgctgctggccGACATGGACGTGGTGAATCAG CTGGTGGCTGGGGGTCAGTTCCGGGTGGTCAAGGAGCCCCTCGGCTTCGTGAAGGTGCTGCAGTGG GTCTTTGCCATCTTCGCCTTTGCCACATGCGGCAGTTACAGTGGGGAGTTCCAGCTGAGTGTGGACTGTGCCAACAAGACCAAGAGTGACCTCAACATCGAGGTCGAATTCGAGTACCCCTTCAG GCTGCACGAAGTGTACTTTGAGGCACCCACCTGCCAAGGGGACCCTAAAAAAATCTTCCTGGTGGGGAACTACTCCTCATCAGCTGAATTCTTTGTCACCGTGGCTGTGTTTGCCTTCCTCTACTCCATGGGGGCTCTGGCTACCTACATCTTCCTGCAGAACAAGTACCGAGAGAACAACAAAGGGCCCATGCTG GACTTTCTGGCCACGGCAGTGTTTGCCTTCATGTGGCTGGTTAGCTCATCGGCCTGGGCCAAGGGGCTGTCAGACGTGAAGATGGCCACAGACCCAGAGAACATTATTAAGGGGATGCATGTCTGCCACCAGCCAGGGAATACATGCAAGGAGCTGAGGGACCCTGTGACCTCTGGCCTCAACACCTCAGTG GTGTTTGGCTTCCTGAACCTAGTGCTCTGGGTCGGCAACCTGTGGTTCGTGTTCAAGGAGACAGGCTGGGCCGCCCCATTCCTGCGCGCTCCTCCTGGTGCCCCCGAGAAGCAACCAGCGCCCGGGGACGCCTATGGCGAGGCAGGCTACGGGCAGGGCCCCAGCGGGTACGGGCCCCAGGACTCCTACGGGCCCCAGGGCGGCTATCAGCCAGACTACGGGCAGCCGGCCAGCAGCGGCGGCGGTGGCTATGGGCCTCAAGGCGACTACGGGCAGCAAGGCTACGGCCCTCAGGGTGCACCCACATCCTTCTCCAATCAGATGTAG